One Firmicutes bacterium CAG:345 genomic region harbors:
- a CDS encoding ribosome biogenesis GTPase A (product inferred by homology to UniProt), which yields MEDKNRIPNKGINWFPGHMAQALNSISKVLPTIDAIITIADGRAPISSINPYLQTIVQNKTQILIFSKKDLTDLNAFSNFKNLFPQYQKILFANLTNQKEIKYLLQEIQTIETKKTEKYKRYNLKTPPLRAMVVGIPNVGKSTFINLLSGKKKASVGNLPGWTRSQQLIRVNDKLELLDTPGILPSNYEDKSCALHLAWLGSMKQEILPVDYLCDTLADFVSSKYMNYITNRYDIRTYNSSQEFFNELALKRGFKLPGEVLDIDRAKKMFLKEFQQGILGKVIVDEPKKI from the coding sequence ATGGAAGATAAAAATAGAATACCAAATAAAGGAATAAATTGGTTTCCTGGTCATATGGCACAGGCTTTAAATAGCATATCAAAAGTACTTCCAACAATCGATGCAATAATTACAATAGCAGATGGACGCGCACCTATTTCTTCTATCAACCCATATTTGCAAACTATCGTACAAAATAAAACCCAAATTTTAATATTTTCAAAAAAAGATTTAACAGATTTAAATGCTTTTTCAAATTTTAAAAATCTTTTTCCACAATATCAAAAAATACTATTTGCCAATTTAACTAATCAAAAAGAAATTAAATATCTCCTTCAGGAAATACAAACAATAGAGACTAAAAAAACAGAAAAATATAAAAGATATAACTTAAAAACACCTCCATTAAGGGCAATGGTTGTTGGTATTCCAAATGTTGGAAAATCAACTTTCATCAATTTATTGTCTGGTAAAAAGAAAGCATCTGTAGGAAATTTACCTGGATGGACAAGAAGTCAACAACTTATTAGAGTTAATGATAAATTGGAACTGCTAGATACTCCAGGAATTTTACCATCTAATTACGAAGATAAAAGCTGTGCATTACATCTTGCTTGGTTAGGAAGTATGAAACAAGAAATACTGCCTGTTGACTATTTATGTGATACACTAGCTGACTTTGTTTCATCAAAGTATATGAATTATATTACTAATCGATATGATATAAGAACGTATAATTCTTCACAAGAATTTTTCAACGAATTAGCTTTAAAACGGGGATTTAAATTACCTGGTGAAGTTTTAGATATTGATAGAGCAAAAAAAATGTTTTTAAAGGAATTTCAGCAAGGAATTCTTGGAAAGGTAATTGTCGATGAGCCTAAAAAAATATGA
- a CDS encoding ribonuclease HII (product inferred by homology to UniProt) gives MSLKKYDDLNRTNNIKLIAGFDEAGRGPLCGPVVAAGVIMDPNFDNELINDSKKLTEKKREECYELIIKNAIDYMIVSVSPQLIDRINILEASRLGMQLALDEMLKNNKIDLIMTDYMKLKTNLPILSLKHGDATSFSIACASILAKVTRDRYMKDIDQKYPQYEFAKHKGYPTKRHLELLDEYGPLSDFYRFSYGPLKKYRK, from the coding sequence ATGAGCCTAAAAAAATATGACGATTTAAATAGAACCAATAATATAAAATTAATAGCAGGATTTGATGAAGCTGGTCGTGGTCCTTTATGTGGTCCAGTAGTTGCTGCTGGTGTAATTATGGATCCTAATTTTGATAATGAATTGATTAATGATAGCAAAAAACTCACCGAGAAAAAAAGAGAAGAATGCTATGAATTAATTATTAAAAATGCTATAGATTACATGATTGTTTCAGTAAGCCCTCAATTGATTGATAGAATAAACATCTTAGAAGCATCTAGACTAGGAATGCAATTAGCGCTAGATGAAATGTTAAAAAATAATAAAATTGATTTGATAATGACCGATTACATGAAACTAAAAACAAATTTACCAATCTTAAGTTTAAAACATGGTGATGCTACTTCTTTCTCAATTGCTTGCGCCTCAATTTTGGCGAAGGTAACCAGAGATCGATATATGAAAGATATTGATCAAAAATATCCACAATATGAATTTGCTAAACACAAAGGTTATCCAACAAAAAGACATCTAGAGTTACTAGATGAATATGGGCCTTTATCTGATTTCTATAGATTTTCTTATGGTCCATTAAAAAAATACAGAAAATAA
- a CDS encoding dNA protecting protein DprA (product inferred by homology to UniProt), producing MTIREKLIDIAIYNKGEFKDTLNFIKSKKPIADSNRDYSNYTSKIVTILDTNYPYIFKTLDYPPIVIFYHGNLNLFNSNNIIGIIGTRSPSKYGEKILENIIDPVLETYATSGKEIIITNGMAKGIDLLSCRIAIKYNLPLIMFLGSGINYIYPSIAEDVYNYCKSGKGVIISEYPDVTKPLAHHFPFRNRLIACSSKKIILPEANLKSGSYSTINQALNYGKEIGTFPFPLSYEKSLNNHLIQDGAEILLNVSDLLSFLKDN from the coding sequence ATGACGATCAGAGAAAAATTAATAGACATAGCTATTTATAACAAAGGTGAATTTAAGGATACATTAAATTTCATCAAATCAAAAAAACCAATAGCTGATAGCAATAGAGATTATTCAAACTACACATCTAAAATAGTTACTATTTTAGACACAAATTATCCATATATTTTTAAAACACTTGACTATCCACCGATTGTTATTTTTTATCATGGAAATTTAAATTTATTTAATTCGAACAATATCATCGGAATTATAGGTACAAGGTCTCCCTCAAAATATGGAGAAAAAATACTTGAAAATATAATAGATCCAGTTTTAGAAACTTATGCTACTTCAGGTAAAGAAATTATTATAACCAATGGAATGGCTAAAGGAATAGATCTTTTATCTTGTCGAATTGCTATAAAATATAATTTACCATTAATTATGTTTCTAGGTTCTGGAATAAATTATATTTATCCCTCTATAGCCGAAGATGTCTATAATTACTGCAAATCAGGGAAAGGTGTCATTATCTCTGAATATCCAGATGTTACAAAACCTTTAGCTCATCATTTTCCATTTCGAAATAGACTTATTGCTTGCTCATCTAAAAAAATTATACTTCCCGAAGCAAATCTTAAATCTGGATCATATTCAACGATTAATCAAGCTTTAAATTATGGTAAAGAAATTGGAACCTTCCCTTTTCCTTTATCATATGAAAAATCATTAAATAATCATTTGATACAAGATGGTGCTGAAATCTTACTAAACGTATCAGATTTATTATCTTTTTTAAAAGATAACTAA
- a CDS encoding dNA topoisomerase (product inferred by homology to UniProt): protein MKLVIVESPTKCKTIGQYLGPSYKVMASVGHIRDLSTSGPGGLGVDVNNNFKPTYIVSKDKTEIVKELKKYATRSEKVILATDPDREGEAIAWHLAEVLKLDVANTDRLEFHEITKPAIMRALENPRTIDMNLVASQETRRIMDRITGFKLSHLLQKKIHSRSAGRVQSVTLKFIVDREKEIDDFTAEEYWTIEGYFSEQKIKADLVSYKDKPIKLKTEEDVKKAISEFPKDFKIESFSSDKKSKEPRPPFTTSTLQQEAFNQFHYSTKKTSLLAQHLYEGQEINGEMHGLITYMRTDSTRLSPEFIADAVPFIEKKWGAQYCGTAHRGKNSKNMQDAHEAIRPTDLNITPEIVKNNLSKDEYNLYRLIYARTVASLMKARIDNITTLKLRGNDYVFKAEASSLEFDGYDVIYKEFETNTKDSFLPNLSSTESLSLIEEKHEQHFTKAPSRYTEARIVKLMEEKGIGRPSTYAATISTLSLREYVTIEKGTLTPTEQGKLTIKELVKYFPTFMDPSYTAEMETRLDSIVAGDFSRNELLHGFYDDFSKQLENADEKMEKIAPVETGEICPQCGKPLVIRHSRYGDFEACSGYPECNYIKKKEKVVEYVENKVCPECGSPLVKRISKSGKTFYGCSNFPKCKYIENPDQPKEEKVDIENAPICPKCGVGHLIIRHSRFGSFIGCSNYPKCKYTEKIVAVKDEEQKNTTKNGEKE, encoded by the coding sequence ATGAAACTAGTTATTGTCGAATCACCAACAAAATGTAAAACTATCGGCCAATATTTAGGCCCATCTTATAAAGTTATGGCTTCAGTAGGTCATATAAGAGATTTAAGCACATCTGGCCCAGGTGGATTAGGGGTAGATGTAAATAATAATTTTAAGCCAACATATATTGTTTCTAAAGACAAAACTGAAATAGTAAAAGAATTAAAAAAATATGCTACTCGTTCAGAAAAAGTAATATTAGCAACCGACCCTGACCGAGAGGGGGAGGCAATTGCTTGGCATTTAGCTGAAGTTTTAAAACTTGATGTAGCAAATACTGATCGTTTAGAGTTTCATGAAATTACTAAGCCTGCCATTATGCGTGCTCTAGAAAATCCTAGAACAATTGATATGAATTTAGTCGCTAGCCAAGAAACAAGAAGAATTATGGATAGAATAACAGGTTTTAAATTATCTCATCTTCTTCAAAAGAAAATTCATTCTAGATCAGCTGGTCGCGTTCAATCTGTTACTTTAAAATTCATTGTAGATCGCGAAAAAGAAATAGATGATTTTACAGCAGAAGAATACTGGACAATTGAAGGCTATTTTTCAGAACAAAAAATAAAAGCAGATTTAGTTTCATACAAAGATAAACCTATAAAATTAAAAACCGAAGAAGATGTCAAAAAAGCTATATCTGAATTTCCAAAGGATTTTAAAATAGAAAGTTTTAGTTCAGATAAAAAATCCAAAGAACCACGTCCACCATTCACAACTTCGACATTACAACAAGAAGCTTTTAATCAATTTCATTATTCAACAAAGAAAACATCTTTATTAGCCCAACATTTATATGAAGGACAAGAAATAAATGGAGAAATGCATGGTCTTATCACTTATATGCGTACTGATTCTACTAGATTATCCCCAGAATTTATTGCTGATGCTGTTCCATTTATCGAAAAAAAATGGGGAGCTCAATATTGTGGTACCGCTCATCGCGGAAAAAATAGTAAAAATATGCAAGATGCCCATGAAGCTATAAGACCTACAGATTTAAATATAACACCAGAAATTGTCAAAAATAATTTGTCAAAAGATGAATATAACCTATATCGTTTAATTTATGCTAGAACTGTTGCCAGCTTAATGAAAGCTAGAATTGACAATATCACAACATTAAAATTGCGTGGCAATGACTATGTTTTCAAAGCTGAAGCTTCAAGTCTTGAATTCGATGGGTATGATGTCATCTATAAAGAATTTGAAACTAATACTAAAGACTCTTTCCTTCCTAATCTATCTTCCACTGAATCTTTATCTTTAATTGAAGAAAAACACGAACAACATTTTACTAAAGCACCTTCAAGATATACTGAAGCTCGCATTGTCAAATTAATGGAAGAAAAAGGAATTGGACGTCCTTCAACATATGCAGCTACCATTTCAACTTTATCTTTAAGAGAATATGTAACTATTGAAAAAGGTACTTTAACTCCTACAGAACAAGGAAAATTAACCATTAAAGAACTTGTTAAATATTTTCCAACATTTATGGACCCTTCCTATACAGCAGAAATGGAAACAAGACTAGATTCTATTGTTGCTGGAGATTTTTCAAGAAATGAACTTCTACATGGATTCTATGATGATTTTTCAAAGCAATTAGAAAATGCTGATGAAAAAATGGAAAAAATAGCTCCTGTTGAAACTGGAGAAATTTGTCCACAATGTGGAAAGCCACTTGTTATCCGCCATAGTCGCTATGGTGATTTCGAAGCTTGCAGTGGATATCCTGAATGCAATTACATAAAGAAAAAAGAAAAGGTTGTCGAATATGTTGAAAATAAAGTTTGTCCAGAATGTGGTTCACCTCTTGTTAAAAGAATCTCTAAATCTGGAAAAACATTTTATGGATGCTCGAATTTTCCTAAATGCAAATATATAGAAAATCCTGATCAACCCAAAGAAGAAAAAGTAGATATAGAAAATGCACCTATTTGTCCAAAATGTGGCGTCGGACATCTTATAATAAGACATTCAAGGTTTGGTTCATTTATAGGATGTAGTAATTATCCAAAATGTAAATACACTGAAAAAATAGTTGCTGTTAAAGATGAAGAACAAAAAAACACAACTAAAAATGGAGAAAAAGAATAA
- a CDS encoding methylenetetrahydrofolate--tRNA-(uracil-5-)-methyltransferase TrmFO (product inferred by homology to UniProt), which yields MEKKNKLKKVRVIGAGLAGSEAIYFLSKKGFEIEVYENKITNPNSAQHDQNYGELVCSNSLKSTSLENACGLLKQEIEELDSLIIKAAKYSQIPSGQDLAVDRNKFSKYITDTLKNLPNATFINQEYTDIDDNIPTIICTGPLTTNELSNSLTNYLGSDMLSFYDAAAPLVFASSLNMDKLFLKSRYDKGEGKYLNSAMTEEQYDKFYNALINAERAELHDFDHFEGCLPIEVMAKREKNTLKYGPLKIAGLTQGLPFKPAAIVQLRQDDAAKSLYGLVGFQTNLTYKAQKEVFSLIPGLENAKFARFGLMHRNSYICAPKVINRDLSLKRNGNIFIGGQLSGVEGYVESAATGLLSAIYLWRKLENLKFENIPLTTILGSLVNYLIMSSPKSFQPMNATYGILLDRVGLSKMDCYTRSIEEIKKWKMTW from the coding sequence ATGGAGAAAAAGAATAAATTGAAAAAGGTTAGAGTAATTGGTGCCGGATTAGCTGGATCAGAAGCAATATATTTTCTTAGTAAAAAAGGATTTGAAATTGAAGTTTATGAAAACAAAATTACTAATCCAAATTCAGCCCAGCATGACCAAAACTACGGAGAATTAGTTTGCTCAAACTCGCTTAAATCAACTAGTTTGGAAAATGCATGTGGTCTTTTAAAACAAGAAATTGAAGAGTTAGATTCTCTAATTATTAAAGCTGCCAAATATTCACAAATTCCTTCAGGTCAAGATTTGGCTGTTGATAGAAATAAATTTTCCAAATACATAACAGACACATTAAAAAATCTTCCCAATGCAACTTTTATCAATCAAGAATATACTGATATTGACGATAACATCCCTACAATAATTTGCACTGGTCCATTAACAACAAATGAATTATCAAATAGTTTAACAAATTATCTTGGCTCTGATATGCTTTCTTTTTATGATGCAGCAGCTCCTTTAGTTTTTGCTTCTTCTTTAAATATGGATAAATTATTTTTAAAATCAAGATATGATAAAGGCGAAGGAAAGTACTTAAATTCAGCAATGACTGAAGAACAATATGATAAATTTTACAATGCACTAATAAATGCTGAAAGAGCTGAACTACATGATTTTGACCATTTTGAAGGTTGTTTACCAATTGAAGTAATGGCAAAAAGAGAAAAAAATACTCTTAAATACGGACCATTAAAAATAGCAGGACTAACTCAAGGCCTTCCTTTTAAACCAGCTGCTATCGTCCAACTTAGACAAGATGATGCTGCTAAATCTCTGTATGGCCTTGTTGGATTTCAAACCAATTTGACTTATAAAGCCCAAAAAGAAGTTTTTTCATTAATTCCAGGATTAGAAAATGCTAAATTTGCTAGATTCGGACTAATGCATAGAAACTCTTATATTTGCGCACCAAAAGTTATAAATCGTGATTTATCATTAAAGAGAAATGGAAATATCTTTATTGGTGGACAATTAAGTGGCGTTGAAGGATATGTTGAAAGCGCTGCAACAGGTTTGCTTTCCGCCATTTATCTATGGAGAAAGCTCGAAAATTTAAAATTTGAGAATATTCCTTTAACAACAATACTTGGAAGCTTAGTTAATTACCTAATTATGTCTTCTCCAAAATCCTTTCAACCTATGAATGCAACCTATGGAATATTGCTAGATAGAGTAGGTCTTTCAAAAATGGATTGTTATACTCGAAGTATTGAAGAAATAAAAAAATGGAAAATGACTTGGTAA
- a CDS encoding tyrosine recombinase XerC (product inferred by homology to UniProt) — MENDLVIYSEQDLKELRDFIDYLLYERKYSNLTAKAYYEDVNIFFNFLKQSKIQYYEVTVPLVRTFMLDLTMKNYKKTSIRRITSGLTQFYNFLVTHNYADKNPFELILKPKITRKLPDFLKDNEIDELLKTNAKRNDFYAIRDQAIIELFYSSGLRVSELCNLTLQNIDLKQRFVRVFGKGKKERIVPFTISCQKVLNNYLNTTRYEIITKTNSSNNYLFLNKNGNKLTPRGIEYILNNIEKKTGEFYKLHPHKLRHTFATTLLNEGADLRTIQELMGHSSIGTTQIYTHVSYAYMKKTYDNSFPRAKMKPEDKEKDK; from the coding sequence ATGGAAAATGACTTGGTAATTTATAGCGAACAAGATTTAAAAGAATTACGTGATTTTATTGATTATCTTTTGTATGAAAGAAAATATTCAAATTTAACAGCTAAAGCTTATTATGAAGATGTTAATATTTTCTTTAATTTTTTAAAGCAAAGTAAAATACAATACTATGAAGTAACAGTACCATTAGTAAGAACATTTATGCTTGATTTAACAATGAAAAATTATAAAAAAACTAGTATAAGAAGAATAACTAGTGGATTAACTCAATTTTATAATTTTCTTGTAACCCATAACTACGCCGATAAAAATCCTTTCGAATTAATTTTGAAACCTAAAATAACACGTAAACTTCCAGATTTTTTAAAAGACAATGAAATAGATGAACTTTTAAAAACAAATGCAAAGCGCAATGATTTTTATGCTATAAGAGATCAAGCAATAATTGAACTATTCTATTCTTCAGGACTCCGTGTATCTGAACTTTGCAATTTAACTTTGCAAAATATTGATTTAAAGCAACGTTTTGTTAGAGTATTTGGTAAAGGAAAAAAAGAAAGAATTGTTCCTTTTACTATTAGTTGCCAGAAAGTCTTAAATAATTATTTAAATACTACTCGCTATGAAATAATAACCAAAACAAATAGTTCAAACAATTATTTATTTTTAAATAAAAATGGTAATAAATTGACACCTAGAGGAATTGAATATATCCTAAACAATATCGAAAAAAAGACAGGCGAGTTTTATAAATTACATCCTCATAAACTTCGTCATACTTTTGCCACTACTCTACTAAATGAAGGCGCAGATTTAAGAACAATTCAGGAATTAATGGGGCATAGTTCAATTGGTACTACGCAAATTTATACTCACGTTTCTTATGCCTATATGAAAAAAACTTATGATAATTCTTTTCCAAGAGCCAAGATGAAACCAGAAGACAAAGAAAAAGACAAATAA
- a CDS encoding unknown (no significant homology to UniProt), producing MAKKKTKGVSLVGLIFAIVVLAATIISGVSFCLDLFKIDVNIKQLETIIKIQDLGFDRGEEIFFLVSWIIGLVGLFVALVGEAGKVFKKNVNYIIIIGSLIALVGGVLEIIAGYNYVKFLNDTFNNPIYVPTITVEIGVWLSSIAGIGGGLFGLLSCTKICR from the coding sequence ATGGCAAAGAAAAAAACAAAAGGCGTTAGCTTGGTAGGTCTGATATTTGCTATAGTAGTTTTAGCCGCTACGATAATATCAGGTGTCAGTTTTTGCTTAGACTTATTTAAAATTGATGTCAATATCAAGCAATTAGAGACCATCATCAAAATTCAAGATTTAGGTTTTGATAGAGGCGAAGAAATTTTCTTCTTAGTTTCTTGGATTATTGGTCTTGTTGGATTATTTGTTGCATTAGTTGGCGAAGCAGGAAAGGTCTTTAAGAAAAATGTAAATTATATTATTATAATTGGATCTTTAATCGCTTTAGTCGGTGGTGTCCTTGAAATAATTGCCGGATACAATTATGTAAAGTTCTTAAATGATACATTTAATAATCCTATTTATGTTCCAACCATTACAGTAGAAATTGGCGTATGGTTAAGTTCTATTGCTGGTATTGGTGGTGGCTTATTTGGTTTATTAAGTTGCACAAAGATTTGTCGTTAA
- a CDS encoding uracil-xanthine permease (product inferred by homology to UniProt), producing the protein MKKEETRTPHSNGMILEVDEVPSKKSQWIVLAIQHILAMFVACITVPMLAYKGYVTSTGQNLALVMIAPTIISAGVGTIFYLIMTKMKSPVFLASSFAYIAPMSAAIGIGAEQVINEAGEVIGLMPNLWLLPIGMAMVGVIYCLVALLIKLFGTNWLNKLLPPIVVGPVIMVIGLSLATSAVSNLTGGSLGSANSTYNLLKILCGIVAMIVTALCAYYGKKTLSLIPFVIGMLSGYALAAILTGIGYYGCQNEYFKIIDFSPMIDNYKNLSIKSFFDIPSFLFLMNDSSVPLKANHILSASLLFIPVSLVTICEHIGDHKNLSGILKRDLLEDPGLSKTLIGDGVATSLSGILCGAANTTYGENVAVVGVTKIASTKVIFLAALMAIVIGFFQPLMTFTMTIPACVTGGVSLILYGFIASSGVKMLINEKIDMGNTKNIFVAAVILVSGIGGLALGFGDPSNPMINITSVAVSMIFGIILNVILKDKKKAIEK; encoded by the coding sequence ATGAAAAAAGAAGAAACTCGAACTCCTCATTCCAATGGTATGATTCTTGAAGTAGATGAAGTACCAAGTAAAAAAAGCCAATGGATAGTTTTGGCTATACAACACATTCTTGCAATGTTTGTTGCATGTATAACTGTTCCGATGTTAGCTTACAAAGGATATGTTACAAGCACTGGTCAAAATTTAGCACTAGTTATGATTGCTCCAACAATTATCAGCGCTGGTGTAGGTACTATTTTTTATTTAATCATGACAAAAATGAAATCTCCAGTCTTTCTTGCTTCTTCTTTTGCTTATATTGCTCCGATGTCAGCTGCCATTGGAATTGGTGCAGAACAAGTTATTAATGAAGCAGGTGAAGTAATTGGTTTAATGCCTAATTTATGGTTATTACCTATAGGAATGGCAATGGTTGGTGTTATTTATTGTTTAGTAGCATTGCTAATCAAGCTATTTGGAACAAATTGGTTAAATAAACTTCTTCCTCCAATTGTTGTTGGACCAGTTATTATGGTCATTGGTTTAAGTTTAGCAACAAGTGCTGTTTCTAATCTTACTGGTGGTTCTCTTGGCAGTGCAAATTCAACATATAATCTTTTAAAAATATTATGCGGTATAGTTGCAATGATTGTTACTGCACTTTGTGCATATTATGGTAAAAAAACATTATCTTTGATTCCTTTTGTTATCGGAATGCTATCTGGTTACGCGCTTGCCGCAATTTTAACAGGTATTGGTTATTACGGTTGTCAAAATGAATATTTTAAAATAATTGACTTTTCACCAATGATAGATAACTATAAGAATTTAAGTATAAAATCTTTCTTTGATATTCCTTCATTCTTATTCTTAATGAACGATTCAAGTGTTCCATTAAAAGCAAATCATATATTAAGTGCTTCATTATTATTTATTCCTGTTAGCTTAGTTACAATTTGTGAACATATAGGTGATCATAAAAATTTATCAGGTATTCTTAAAAGAGATTTGTTAGAAGATCCAGGATTATCTAAAACTTTGATCGGTGATGGTGTTGCAACTTCTTTATCAGGTATTTTATGCGGAGCAGCAAATACAACTTATGGTGAAAATGTTGCCGTAGTTGGAGTTACAAAAATTGCTTCTACTAAAGTCATTTTTTTAGCAGCATTAATGGCTATTGTAATTGGTTTCTTCCAACCTTTAATGACATTTACAATGACAATTCCGGCCTGTGTTACAGGTGGTGTATCTTTAATTCTTTATGGATTTATCGCTTCAAGTGGCGTAAAAATGCTTATCAATGAAAAGATTGATATGGGAAATACCAAAAATATATTTGTTGCCGCTGTTATTCTTGTTTCTGGAATAGGTGGTTTAGCTTTAGGATTTGGAGATCCATCTAATCCAATGATAAATATTACTTCTGTTGCAGTAAGTATGATTTTCGGAATTATATTGAATGTTATACTTAAAGATAAAAAGAAAGCAATTGAAAAATAG
- a CDS encoding uncharacterized protein (product inferred by homology to UniProt), producing MNKNIKDNIKVDSDLEFYKEKIPSFQLNLIKEYFDVDEENKIINLNINVDKISEILDFSYGKKPSINSDFFEKILSLITCFPKKYKIIIMVAANDLEGYNENILKNILIGSIKFNFIKSNLSVKRKNVISIIFLLIGIILMLLNIILLKGNIFTITSNNQVWVDILSEVLDISSWVFVWEAVTIYFLEKIENRGKILLLKNKILDIKFIKKDN from the coding sequence ATGAACAAAAATATAAAAGATAATATAAAAGTCGATAGCGATTTAGAATTCTATAAAGAAAAAATACCTTCTTTTCAATTAAATCTTATAAAGGAATATTTTGATGTTGATGAAGAAAATAAAATAATAAATTTAAATATCAATGTTGATAAAATATCAGAAATATTAGATTTTTCTTATGGAAAAAAGCCTTCAATTAATTCAGATTTTTTTGAAAAAATATTATCTTTGATAACTTGTTTTCCTAAAAAATACAAAATTATAATTATGGTAGCAGCAAATGATCTTGAAGGTTATAATGAAAATATATTAAAAAACATTTTAATTGGTAGCATTAAATTTAACTTTATCAAAAGCAATCTTTCCGTTAAAAGAAAAAATGTTATTTCGATTATATTTTTATTAATCGGCATTATTTTGATGTTATTAAATATTATTTTATTAAAAGGCAATATATTTACCATTACCTCTAATAATCAAGTATGGGTTGATATTTTATCCGAAGTTCTCGATATATCTTCTTGGGTTTTTGTTTGGGAAGCTGTAACTATCTACTTTTTAGAAAAAATAGAAAATAGAGGAAAAATACTTCTTTTAAAAAACAAAATATTAGATATCAAATTTATAAAAAAAGACAATTAA
- a CDS encoding putative uncharacterized protein (product inferred by homology to UniProt), translating to MQKKIILTGDRPTGKLHIGHYVGSLRRRVELQNSGEFDDILIMIADAQALTDNYDNPDKVRDNIIHVALDYLSAGLDPKKAHIFIQSQVPELTELTFYYANLVTLSTLERNPTIKSEIKMRQFGESIPVGFLTYPISQTADITAFKANIVPAGEDQSPMIEQAREIVRKFNSIYGDTLVEPKILLPENKNCLRLPGTDGKAKMSKSLNNCIYLSDTAEEVSKKVMSMFTDPNHLKVSDPGETEGNPVFIYLEAFANDEHFKKFWPEYENLEALESHYRRGGLGDVKVKRFLVNVLNDTLEPIRERRKELEKDIPAIYDILKEGSIYAQKIAARTLSEVKKAMRINYFDDDSLIRNHQEKFGK from the coding sequence ATGCAAAAAAAGATAATTTTAACTGGTGACAGACCAACTGGCAAATTGCACATAGGACATTATGTAGGTTCATTAAGAAGAAGAGTTGAACTTCAAAATTCAGGCGAATTTGATGATATATTAATTATGATAGCAGATGCGCAAGCATTAACTGATAATTATGATAATCCAGATAAAGTACGTGATAATATTATTCATGTCGCTTTGGATTATTTATCAGCAGGACTGGATCCTAAAAAAGCTCATATATTTATTCAATCACAAGTTCCGGAATTGACCGAATTAACTTTTTATTATGCTAATTTAGTGACTCTTTCTACTTTAGAAAGAAATCCTACTATAAAATCAGAAATAAAAATGCGTCAATTTGGCGAATCAATACCAGTTGGATTTTTAACATATCCAATTAGTCAAACAGCTGATATAACGGCTTTTAAGGCTAATATTGTTCCTGCTGGGGAAGATCAATCTCCAATGATTGAACAAGCTAGAGAAATTGTAAGAAAATTTAATTCGATTTATGGCGATACATTAGTTGAGCCAAAGATATTATTGCCAGAAAATAAGAATTGTTTGCGTTTGCCTGGAACTGATGGAAAGGCAAAAATGTCAAAATCTTTGAATAATTGTATTTATCTTTCAGATACTGCTGAAGAAGTTAGCAAAAAAGTTATGTCAATGTTTACTGATCCAAATCACCTTAAAGTATCTGATCCAGGTGAAACAGAAGGAAATCCAGTTTTTATATATTTGGAAGCTTTTGCTAATGACGAACACTTTAAAAAATTTTGGCCTGAATATGAGAATTTAGAAGCGTTGGAGTCTCATTATCGTCGAGGTGGATTAGGTGATGTTAAAGTTAAAAGATTCTTAGTAAATGTTTTAAATGATACATTAGAACCAATTCGTGAAAGAAGAAAAGAATTAGAAAAGGACATTCCAGCTATTTATGATATTTTAAAAGAAGGTTCAATTTATGCTCAAAAAATAGCAGCTAGGACTCTTTCAGAAGTAAAGAAAGCAATGAGGATAAATTATTTTGATGATGATTCATTGATCAGAAATCATCAAGAAAAATTTGGAAAATAG